The Stratiformator vulcanicus genome has a segment encoding these proteins:
- a CDS encoding Uma2 family endonuclease, with amino-acid sequence MTTGAAATPTEAQHLLVGETNVMPLRVEQYQKMVEIGMLPEHASVELLDGLLVIKDRRDGEGDIMTEGRFHRAIRGLLAELIADQLDRSIAFVDQNSPFELKPFSVPEPDVYVARGTRRDYFQKLPAASDMLLVAEIAHSSLPGDRSSKFARYASAGIPNYWIVNVPASIVEAWSAPVPEKNIYTKSTVYQRDDTISLDLLPDLGLTVAAKDFLPEE; translated from the coding sequence ATGACAACTGGCGCAGCCGCGACACCGACCGAAGCTCAACATTTATTGGTCGGTGAGACTAATGTCATGCCGCTCCGAGTCGAGCAGTATCAGAAGATGGTCGAGATCGGCATGCTCCCGGAGCACGCCTCCGTCGAGCTTCTTGATGGGCTGCTCGTTATTAAAGACCGCCGCGACGGCGAAGGCGATATTATGACAGAAGGTAGATTTCACAGAGCGATTCGGGGACTCCTTGCCGAATTGATTGCGGACCAACTCGACCGCTCCATCGCGTTCGTCGATCAAAACAGCCCGTTTGAGCTTAAACCATTCAGTGTCCCCGAGCCGGACGTCTACGTGGCACGCGGTACCCGCAGAGACTACTTCCAAAAGCTGCCTGCCGCTTCAGATATGTTACTTGTCGCAGAAATAGCTCACAGCTCGCTTCCGGGTGATCGATCATCCAAATTTGCTCGTTATGCCTCTGCCGGCATTCCGAATTATTGGATCGTAAACGTCCCCGCATCGATCGTTGAGGCGTGGTCTGCTCCGGTGCCGGAAAAGAACATCTATACGAAGAGTACTGTTTACCAAAGGGACGACACAATCTCACTCGATTTGCTGCCGGACCTCGGCCTCACTGTTGCAGCGAAAGACTTTCTCCCGGAAGAATAA